A window of the Lactobacillus amylovorus DSM 20531 genome harbors these coding sequences:
- a CDS encoding tyrosine-protein phosphatase: MTLVDIHCHILPGIDDGSKDWETSIKLARDAVKDGVTHAVCTPHTLNGKYINHKKDVIRLTENFQDMLDEAKIPLTVFPGQEVRISGDLPEALDNNDILFLDEEGQYMLLEFPSDDVPTYAKDMIFSIQQRGITPIVVHPERNSRILKEPHILQELIEQGCLVQITASSYVGTFGKKIEEMSRKFIEAGQCACFASDAHDLPKRQYQYSEALKKLSKEFGSDLAQQYQDNARAFVNGDNVQLDWRPLGKKKKFWLF; this comes from the coding sequence ATGACTTTAGTTGATATTCACTGTCACATTTTGCCAGGGATTGATGATGGATCAAAAGATTGGGAAACATCAATTAAGTTGGCAAGGGATGCTGTAAAAGATGGTGTGACACATGCGGTGTGTACACCACATACGTTAAATGGTAAATACATTAATCATAAAAAAGACGTGATTCGGTTAACTGAAAACTTTCAAGATATGCTTGATGAGGCAAAGATTCCATTAACAGTATTTCCTGGGCAAGAAGTGCGTATCTCAGGAGATTTACCTGAAGCACTCGACAATAATGACATTCTCTTCTTAGATGAAGAGGGACAATACATGTTATTGGAATTTCCAAGTGATGATGTACCAACTTATGCTAAAGATATGATCTTTAGCATTCAACAACGTGGTATTACACCAATTGTTGTGCATCCGGAACGTAACAGTAGGATTTTGAAGGAGCCACACATCTTGCAAGAATTGATTGAACAAGGTTGTCTAGTTCAAATTACTGCTAGTTCATATGTTGGAACTTTTGGCAAGAAAATTGAAGAAATGTCACGCAAGTTTATCGAAGCAGGCCAATGTGCCTGTTTTGCTTCGGATGCGCACGATTTGCCAAAAAGGCAATACCAATATAGTGAAGCATTAAAAAAGTTGAGCAAGGAGTTCGGGAGTGATCTTGCTCAGCAGTACCAAGATAATGCTCGCGCATTTGTAAATGGGGACAATGTGCAACTAGATTGGCGACCGCTTGGCAAAAAGAAAAAATTTTGGCTATTTTAA
- a CDS encoding sugar transferase, translating into MVMEKLKVNPAKVHGRYVYHAVKRLCDIIASAIGLILLSPLFLFLIIKIRHEDGGPAFYSQERIGKNEKPFKMWKFRSMVVNADQMIDQLEDQNEIEGAMFKIKDDPRITKIGHTIRKYSLDELPQLWNVLIGDMSLVGPRPPLPSEVEEYTDYDKQRLLVMPGCTGLWQATKRNEADFDEMVWLDIVYINHSGLFEDFKLIVKTVLVMIHPNGAY; encoded by the coding sequence ATGGTAATGGAGAAACTAAAAGTTAATCCGGCTAAAGTGCATGGGCGGTATGTTTATCACGCAGTGAAAAGATTGTGTGATATTATCGCGAGTGCAATCGGATTGATTCTGCTGTCTCCATTATTTTTATTTTTAATAATAAAAATAAGACATGAAGACGGTGGACCAGCATTCTATTCGCAAGAACGAATTGGAAAGAATGAAAAGCCATTCAAAATGTGGAAATTTCGTTCAATGGTGGTTAACGCCGATCAGATGATCGATCAACTGGAAGATCAAAACGAAATTGAAGGTGCAATGTTCAAGATTAAGGATGATCCAAGAATTACTAAGATTGGGCATACTATTAGAAAATATAGTCTTGATGAGTTGCCACAGCTCTGGAATGTGTTAATCGGTGACATGTCTCTTGTTGGACCACGTCCGCCTCTACCATCAGAAGTAGAAGAGTATACCGATTATGATAAGCAGAGATTGCTTGTGATGCCGGGATGTACAGGGTTATGGCAAGCTACCAAGCGTAATGAAGCTGACTTTGACGAGATGGTCTGGCTTGATATCGTGTATATCAACCATTCTGGATTGTTTGAGGACTTTAAGTTAATCGTTAAAACCGTGTTGGTTATGATTCATCCGAATGGAGCTTATTAA
- a CDS encoding glycosyltransferase — MNKTKDLTFSIVAYKNYNQIINAVNTINKFTPNYSKEILVVDNTEDENRKDYSKDINQLSKLDNVTLIANKANLGFGKANNIALHKAQSNFFVICNPDILLIEDSFSKIIPYIKENPKIGAVIPKLIDKNHKIEPVYRRELTIWDVFIRYFHPFNSFQKRRAYHTMQDQDFSKPFKVPFGQGSFIVVRTDLMKQLKGFDERYFMYVEDADLCKRINQVSTLEYFPYTSVIHLWEKGSHKNPKLMKWHIQSMAKYFKKWGSK, encoded by the coding sequence GTGAACAAAACGAAAGATTTGACTTTTTCAATCGTAGCTTACAAGAATTACAATCAAATAATTAATGCGGTAAATACAATTAATAAATTTACTCCTAATTATAGTAAAGAAATATTAGTAGTTGATAACACCGAGGATGAAAATAGAAAAGACTATTCCAAGGATATTAATCAGCTTTCTAAACTAGATAATGTAACTCTTATAGCAAATAAAGCCAATTTGGGCTTTGGTAAAGCTAACAATATTGCTTTGCATAAGGCGCAAAGCAATTTTTTTGTTATTTGCAATCCAGATATTCTTTTAATTGAGGATTCGTTCAGTAAAATAATTCCATATATAAAAGAAAATCCTAAAATTGGCGCGGTTATTCCAAAACTAATTGATAAAAACCATAAAATTGAACCTGTGTATCGTAGAGAATTAACAATATGGGACGTATTTATTCGCTATTTCCATCCATTTAATTCTTTCCAAAAAAGAAGGGCTTACCATACTATGCAGGATCAAGATTTCTCTAAACCATTTAAAGTTCCATTTGGTCAAGGTAGCTTCATAGTAGTTAGAACTGATCTGATGAAGCAATTAAAGGGTTTTGACGAAAGATACTTCATGTATGTTGAAGATGCTGATCTTTGTAAAAGAATAAATCAAGTTTCAACTTTGGAATATTTCCCATATACTTCTGTAATTCATTTGTGGGAAAAGGGATCACACAAGAATCCTAAATTGATGAAGTGGCATATTCAGTCTATGGCTAAGTATTTTAAAAAATGGGGATCAAAATGA
- a CDS encoding acyltransferase translates to MNLRKYCWAIRALFFKFRFGKCGNLTYIGKTTNISNNAKNIRIGNKVRIYPGLRAEIVDSQGKITIGDDVSIGQNLQITSYKGDLKIGNQVTIAANVLISNNDHTYYELDKSILRQPLIYKETSIDEGCFIGYGSVILAGAQLGKHCVVGANSVVKAGKYDDYCILVGSPARVVKKYNKTTNKWESIK, encoded by the coding sequence ATGAATTTAAGAAAATATTGTTGGGCCATACGAGCTTTATTCTTTAAATTTAGATTTGGTAAATGTGGAAACCTTACATATATTGGAAAAACTACAAATATTTCAAATAATGCTAAAAATATAAGAATAGGAAATAAAGTCAGAATTTATCCTGGATTACGCGCTGAAATTGTAGATTCTCAAGGTAAGATTACTATTGGTGACGATGTAAGTATTGGTCAAAATCTTCAAATAACATCTTATAAAGGTGATTTAAAGATCGGTAATCAAGTTACAATTGCTGCTAATGTCTTAATATCTAATAATGATCATACGTATTATGAGTTAGATAAAAGTATATTAAGACAACCATTGATCTACAAAGAAACTAGTATTGACGAGGGTTGCTTTATAGGCTACGGTTCGGTGATATTGGCTGGAGCTCAACTTGGAAAGCACTGTGTTGTCGGAGCTAATAGTGTAGTAAAAGCAGGAAAGTATGATGATTACTGCATCTTAGTAGGCTCTCCTGCTAGGGTAGTAAAAAAATATAATAAAACAACCAATAAGTGGGAATCGATTAAATGA
- a CDS encoding glycosyltransferase — protein sequence MKTIVISGINIVDGGAKSVYDDLLNAIVSTKQYERNNFILLVSRKNLFKKYWPYFKIIEFPKSKQHWINRLYYEYFYFKKLSKKIKPDIWLSLHDITPNVVADKRYVYCHNPSPFYNMKLSEAKYGWKYYLFSKFYKYLYRINIHKNTAVIVQQNWMADAFKKMYHLDNIIVAKPSVSTQEIPRVNKESKKYSFIYPSFPRPFKNFETLCKATKKLNEEGLKNKFEVFITLDGTENKYSGLLKKRYGNVSNLNFIGLQSRKSLYDYYSRLDCLVFMSKLETWGMPVTEFKQTGRPIILSDLPYAHETAEKYSNVAYVNPDDFISLSEQMKKAIFSYRFDYKLDKHNIKLEFKNFDNWNELTKSMFK from the coding sequence ATGAAAACTATTGTTATATCGGGAATTAATATAGTTGATGGTGGTGCCAAGTCTGTATATGATGATCTACTAAATGCCATTGTTTCAACGAAACAATATGAAAGAAACAATTTCATTCTTTTAGTTTCTAGGAAAAATTTATTTAAAAAATACTGGCCTTATTTTAAGATAATAGAATTTCCTAAATCTAAGCAGCATTGGATAAATCGACTTTATTACGAATATTTTTATTTTAAAAAATTGTCTAAAAAAATAAAGCCAGATATATGGCTTTCATTGCATGATATTACTCCGAATGTGGTAGCTGATAAAAGATACGTATATTGTCATAATCCTAGCCCTTTTTATAATATGAAGCTAAGTGAAGCAAAATATGGTTGGAAATATTATTTATTTTCTAAATTCTATAAATACTTATATAGAATAAATATCCATAAGAATACAGCAGTAATTGTTCAGCAAAATTGGATGGCAGATGCATTTAAGAAAATGTATCATTTGGATAATATAATTGTTGCTAAACCATCTGTCTCTACTCAAGAGATCCCCAGAGTAAATAAAGAAAGCAAGAAATATAGTTTCATTTATCCTTCATTTCCAAGGCCTTTTAAAAATTTTGAGACTTTATGTAAAGCAACAAAAAAATTAAATGAAGAGGGATTAAAGAATAAATTTGAAGTATTTATCACTTTAGATGGTACAGAGAATAAATATTCTGGATTATTGAAAAAAAGGTATGGAAATGTTTCTAATTTGAATTTTATTGGATTACAGTCTAGAAAAAGTTTGTATGATTATTATTCAAGATTAGATTGTCTTGTGTTTATGTCTAAGTTAGAAACATGGGGAATGCCAGTTACTGAATTTAAGCAAACGGGTAGACCAATTATCTTATCTGATTTACCTTATGCTCATGAAACTGCTGAAAAATATAGTAATGTCGCATATGTGAATCCTGATGATTTTATATCTTTATCTGAACAAATGAAAAAAGCTATATTCTCTTATCGATTTGACTATAAATTGGATAAACACAACATTAAGTTAGAATTTAAAAATTTCGATAATTGGAACGAATTAACAAAAAGTATGTTTAAGTGA
- a CDS encoding DUF6625 family protein — translation MNKITLILPYFGKKFPNTFPLLIDSMKKNIDIQFLIFTNIKDEALESNTSSNISIEYTTLTNIRELASSKLRVNVNLYTPYKLCDLKPFYGIIFEDYLKKSDWWGYFDSDIVFGNLSSFIKNDVFKQYDRIFTHGHLTFYRNDKNVNNIVLHNFSDPAIPEYKRVLTDKEIYGFDEWGFGKNKGRGISWGIDKTKILKQYDNLSLFADILPGKFNFEMTSGSKIRYFIYDKGNLSAVKENNSIINLLYAHFQKRPMIFKDIDLNKKIYIFPNYFTNEQKYNNSNEEKKRWKNFYLKYRVNHIIKNLNMSYLKKRVSFINSEK, via the coding sequence ATGAACAAAATAACATTGATTTTACCTTATTTTGGTAAAAAATTTCCAAATACATTTCCATTATTAATAGATTCTATGAAAAAGAATATTGATATTCAATTTTTAATATTTACGAATATCAAAGATGAAGCATTAGAGTCCAATACTTCGTCTAATATTTCCATAGAATATACTACTTTAACTAATATACGTGAATTGGCTTCAAGTAAGCTAAGAGTAAATGTTAATTTATACACTCCTTATAAATTATGTGATTTAAAACCATTTTATGGAATAATTTTTGAGGATTACTTAAAGAAATCAGATTGGTGGGGATATTTTGACTCAGATATTGTTTTTGGTAATTTGAGTTCTTTTATCAAAAATGATGTATTTAAACAGTATGATAGAATTTTTACTCATGGGCATTTAACATTTTATCGTAATGATAAAAATGTAAATAATATAGTTTTGCATAATTTTTCAGATCCAGCAATTCCTGAGTATAAAAGAGTACTGACTGATAAAGAAATATATGGATTTGATGAATGGGGATTTGGAAAAAACAAAGGTAGAGGCATTTCCTGGGGAATTGATAAAACCAAAATACTGAAACAATATGATAATTTGAGTTTGTTTGCTGATATTTTGCCGGGAAAGTTTAATTTCGAAATGACTTCGGGTTCAAAAATCAGATATTTTATTTACGATAAGGGTAATTTATCTGCTGTGAAGGAAAATAACAGTATTATAAATTTATTATATGCCCATTTTCAAAAACGCCCAATGATTTTTAAAGATATAGATTTAAATAAAAAAATATATATTTTTCCGAATTATTTTACAAATGAGCAGAAGTATAATAATTCAAATGAAGAGAAAAAAAGATGGAAAAATTTTTATTTAAAGTACCGTGTAAATCATATTATTAAGAATCTAAATATGTCTTATTTAAAAAAACGAGTAAGTTTTATTAATAGCGAAAAGTAA
- a CDS encoding glycosyltransferase gives MRDIIISVIIAAYNASNTIDNCIQSLLDQKYKKFEIIIVNDGSTDKTLEILNKYNSLSYVTVVSQTNMGPSAARNTALKLVQGIYVTFVDSDDKVKPNYLSSLIKGYSFKDVDLSVTGIEQRFLNDKVKSASDYLTGEKSSKDYLPYMISDGGPQGFLVNKLWKTKIIKKYNLHFEENLIMQEDLLFNVQYVIHTNKVYIGNEHTYIYYLHNSSLSNGMISNNKNSKKVFYDGIKVWKKIYDLISCVNPVAASIVKVNLAKQYMYYLRWLYLHDNKNLATIRKIRKIVFKNSSLILHSHTVQLKTKIATILVMFFPHLIVLIDDLKLNRLKQ, from the coding sequence ATGAGAGATATAATTATTTCAGTAATAATAGCGGCATATAATGCATCAAATACAATCGATAATTGTATACAGAGTCTTTTAGATCAGAAATATAAGAAATTTGAGATTATTATTGTGAATGATGGTTCAACTGATAAGACTTTAGAAATTTTAAACAAGTATAATTCTTTATCTTATGTTACAGTCGTAAGTCAAACTAATATGGGACCATCTGCTGCTAGAAATACAGCTCTTAAATTAGTGCAAGGAATATATGTTACTTTTGTAGATTCTGACGATAAGGTGAAGCCAAATTACTTGTCGAGTTTAATAAAAGGATATTCTTTTAAAGATGTCGATTTGAGCGTGACAGGAATAGAACAAAGATTTTTAAATGACAAAGTAAAATCTGCTTCAGATTATTTAACAGGAGAAAAAAGCTCTAAAGACTATTTACCATATATGATTTCGGATGGTGGTCCTCAGGGCTTTTTAGTGAATAAACTTTGGAAAACAAAAATAATAAAAAAGTATAACTTGCATTTTGAAGAAAATCTAATCATGCAAGAAGACTTGCTTTTTAATGTTCAGTACGTAATACATACTAATAAAGTATATATAGGAAATGAGCATACTTACATTTATTATCTACATAATAGTAGTTTAAGTAACGGTATGATTAGTAATAATAAAAATTCCAAAAAAGTGTTTTATGATGGTATAAAGGTTTGGAAAAAAATCTATGATTTAATCTCTTGTGTAAATCCAGTTGCTGCAAGTATTGTAAAGGTTAACTTAGCAAAACAGTATATGTATTATTTGAGATGGTTGTATCTTCATGATAACAAAAATTTAGCTACAATAAGAAAAATAAGAAAGATAGTATTTAAAAATAGTTCTTTGATTTTACATAGTCATACAGTACAACTTAAAACTAAAATTGCTACTATTTTAGTTATGTTTTTCCCACATTTAATAGTGTTAATAGATGATCTGAAATTAAATAGATTGAAGCAATAG
- a CDS encoding glycosyltransferase family 2 protein, whose translation MKEKTLSIIVPVYNVEKYIFDSIDSIISNVDDLDSWLEIILVDDGSTDNSGNICNQYASKYSFIKVIHQKNQGQSVARNNALNFANGKWITFVDSDDVVRTDYLSILLSNIKNSEDADIIMFRYKMFNNDDDIRNEVNHTGTYSENKLIALSKSDAMYYITTEEIGNYMWNKIFRRKLFQNIKFPIGRRYEDIAVLYRYFQLAQKICLYNDCLYFYRQHPNSTIHVKDPQEKINLLKESIRARSEQLDFFKERKYTRAYKNASRYFLADEAFYVIWTNQYCKTKDEMYEEAKKYVRSHTPKISDGKKVYLFVKLYTLFPKLVEKCLQVTK comes from the coding sequence ATGAAAGAAAAGACGTTATCAATTATCGTCCCTGTGTATAATGTGGAAAAATATATTTTTGATTCAATAGATAGTATTATTTCAAACGTGGATGATTTAGATAGTTGGTTGGAAATTATATTGGTAGACGATGGATCTACAGACAATAGTGGAAATATTTGTAATCAATACGCTTCAAAATATTCCTTTATCAAAGTAATTCACCAAAAAAATCAAGGACAATCAGTGGCTAGAAACAATGCATTAAATTTTGCAAATGGTAAATGGATAACATTTGTGGATAGTGATGATGTAGTTAGAACGGATTACTTATCTATCTTATTATCAAATATTAAAAATAGTGAAGATGCTGACATTATTATGTTTAGATATAAAATGTTTAATAATGATGATGACATTAGGAATGAAGTAAATCATACTGGTACTTATTCAGAAAATAAATTAATAGCGTTATCTAAATCAGATGCGATGTATTATATTACAACTGAAGAAATAGGTAATTATATGTGGAATAAAATTTTTAGACGAAAATTATTTCAAAATATAAAGTTTCCTATTGGAAGACGATATGAAGATATTGCTGTATTGTATAGATACTTTCAGTTAGCACAAAAAATTTGTTTATATAACGATTGCTTATATTTTTATAGACAGCATCCAAATAGTACAATACATGTAAAAGATCCTCAGGAAAAGATAAATCTATTAAAGGAATCTATACGTGCTAGAAGTGAACAGTTAGATTTCTTTAAAGAAAGAAAATATACACGGGCTTATAAAAATGCAAGTCGATATTTTTTAGCAGATGAAGCCTTTTATGTAATATGGACTAATCAATATTGTAAAACTAAGGATGAAATGTATGAAGAAGCAAAAAAATATGTACGTTCACATACACCTAAAATAAGTGATGGTAAAAAAGTGTATTTATTTGTTAAGTTATATACTTTGTTTCCAAAATTAGTTGAAAAATGTCTCCAAGTTACTAAATAG
- a CDS encoding flippase — protein sequence MKKKSLGLNALLNGIRSVLNLLFPLITFPYVSRVLSVEGIGIYNFSITYIGYFLLIAGLGIATYAIREGAKYRENKNEMDKFSSQIFSLNMIATVIAYLLLFGSLIIFQNLHNYISCILIFSLQILFTTLGTEWIYTIYEDYAYITIRSIIFKVISIVLLFLLVRKPEDYLIYAAITVLSAVGSNLLNFIHARSFVHIKLTTKTNWRYHLKPILVIFASAIAVTIYVSSDTTILGLLKDDYAVGIYSTSVKIYQIAQGLLSALLTVTIPRLAFLWGQKRIGEYNKVLSKVLDSLGILVLPASVGLIMLSREVVLIIAGEKYLPSVNSLRIISWAIIFSIFSWIFSDCVLIPAKRENLVLRNTIITAIENIILNFILIPFMSYDGTSLSTVIAEFTVMIMNGYSCWDIIKPVILKKDTLKNLLDSIVGCVGIVVVCLLCDFGFEFMILKTIFSVVLSIIMYGAILVLLGNKNAYSMLDRAKIILKSKL from the coding sequence ATGAAAAAAAAATCATTAGGATTAAATGCACTGCTTAATGGTATAAGAAGTGTTTTAAATTTGTTATTTCCATTGATTACTTTCCCATATGTATCAAGAGTGCTTTCAGTTGAAGGAATTGGTATTTATAATTTCTCTATTACGTATATTGGTTATTTTCTTTTAATAGCTGGTTTGGGGATAGCAACTTATGCTATTCGTGAAGGTGCAAAATATCGGGAAAATAAAAATGAAATGGATAAATTTTCGAGTCAAATTTTCAGTTTAAATATGATAGCAACAGTAATAGCTTATCTATTGTTATTTGGTTCGTTAATAATATTTCAAAATTTACATAATTACATTTCGTGTATATTAATTTTTAGCTTACAAATATTATTTACTACTTTAGGAACAGAGTGGATTTATACAATCTATGAGGATTATGCTTATATAACAATAAGAAGTATAATCTTTAAAGTGATTTCGATTGTTCTATTGTTTTTATTGGTTAGAAAACCAGAAGATTATTTAATTTATGCTGCCATTACAGTTCTTTCGGCTGTTGGATCTAATTTACTGAATTTTATACATGCAAGAAGTTTTGTTCATATCAAACTAACAACTAAAACTAATTGGAGATATCATCTAAAGCCTATTTTAGTAATATTCGCTTCTGCTATAGCAGTTACAATTTATGTTTCTTCGGATACAACTATTTTAGGTTTATTAAAAGATGATTATGCAGTAGGAATATATAGCACCTCGGTTAAAATTTATCAAATAGCTCAAGGATTATTGTCGGCTTTGTTAACAGTTACAATTCCTCGTTTGGCGTTCCTATGGGGACAGAAACGTATTGGTGAATACAACAAAGTTCTATCTAAAGTTTTAGATTCTTTAGGAATTCTTGTTTTACCTGCTTCTGTTGGTTTAATAATGCTTAGTCGAGAAGTGGTTTTAATTATTGCCGGTGAAAAATACTTACCATCAGTAAATTCACTTCGCATTATTTCATGGGCAATAATTTTCTCAATTTTTTCTTGGATTTTTTCAGATTGTGTATTAATTCCTGCTAAAAGAGAAAATTTAGTTTTACGTAATACAATTATTACTGCTATTGAAAATATAATTTTGAACTTTATTTTAATTCCATTTATGTCATATGATGGTACATCCCTTAGTACGGTAATAGCTGAATTTACTGTTATGATTATGAATGGCTACTCATGTTGGGATATTATCAAACCGGTAATTTTAAAGAAGGATACGTTAAAAAATCTGCTTGATTCTATTGTTGGATGTGTAGGAATTGTAGTTGTTTGTTTGTTATGTGATTTTGGTTTTGAATTTATGATTCTTAAAACTATTTTTTCAGTAGTTCTTTCTATCATTATGTATGGTGCAATTCTTGTATTGTTAGGAAACAAGAATGCATATTCCATGCTTGATAGAGCTAAGATAATTTTAAAGAGTAAGTTGTAA
- the tnpB gene encoding IS66 family insertion sequence element accessory protein TnpB (TnpB, as the term is used for proteins encoded by IS66 family insertion elements, is considered an accessory protein, since TnpC, encoded by a neighboring gene, is a DDE family transposase.) produces MIKLSDLGQVYIVCGKTDLRKGIDGLATLVKEQFELDPFSGKVFLFCGGSKDRFKALYWDGQGFWLLYKRFENGKLNWPRNQNEVQALSSEQVDWLMKGFAINPKIKNTKACEFY; encoded by the coding sequence ATGATTAAGCTCAGTGACTTAGGGCAAGTCTATATCGTTTGCGGCAAGACGGATCTGCGTAAAGGCATTGATGGACTAGCAACTTTAGTCAAAGAACAGTTTGAACTTGATCCTTTTAGCGGCAAAGTCTTCCTCTTTTGCGGCGGAAGCAAGGACCGCTTCAAAGCCCTTTATTGGGACGGACAAGGTTTTTGGCTGTTATACAAAAGATTTGAAAATGGAAAATTGAACTGGCCCAGGAATCAAAATGAAGTTCAAGCTTTATCTTCTGAGCAGGTCGACTGGCTAATGAAGGGCTTCGCAATCAATCCAAAAATAAAGAACACGAAAGCGTGCGAATTCTACTAA
- a CDS encoding transposase: protein MSQENLEKIIAQQATTIQNLTDEIKLLREQVAYLTQKRYGKSSEQMPLNGQTSLFDEPDAQDDGERPRRRRSDYYL, encoded by the coding sequence ATGTCACAAGAAAATTTGGAAAAGATTATTGCACAACAAGCAACTACTATTCAAAACTTAACTGATGAAATCAAGCTCCTCCGTGAACAAGTAGCTTACTTAACGCAAAAACGTTATGGCAAATCTTCAGAACAAATGCCTTTAAATGGACAAACAAGTCTCTTTGATGAACCTGATGCTCAAGATGACGGAGAACGTCCCCGACGCCGCCGTTCAGACTATTACTTATAA
- the tnpC gene encoding IS66 family transposase → MTENVPDAAVQTITYKRQAHKRKRADLLAALPAEEVHHELGDKHCPDCHHELIEIGKQSVRQELLFIPAQLKRLDHIQHAYKCKYCSQRNYSDKIIKAAVPKAPLNHGLGSASLIAHSLYQKYEMKVPDYRQESDWKKMGLKVSRQMLNYWDLKSSQYYFKPVYDLLKQKLLMRPILHADETYYTVLESKTIKTYYWVFLSGKHDQYGITLYHHDPSRSGKVALNFLGNYPGYLHCDMWQAYEQLPKATLVGCWAHVRRKFHEAVPQQASEKSLAQKGLNYCNRMFYLEQTWENLSKQERYQLRQAKLKPLMQEFFNWCEKNKITVLPGSKLGRAINYTLKHQATFEHVLLDGNLELSNNKAERAVKSLVMGRKNWLFSQSFEGATASGFILSLIETAKRNGLDPEKYLNYLLQKLPNEEILDSETLEAYLPWQEKIQINCK, encoded by the coding sequence ATGACGGAGAACGTCCCCGACGCCGCCGTTCAGACTATTACTTATAAAAGACAAGCTCACAAACGAAAGCGTGCTGACTTACTAGCTGCCCTTCCAGCTGAAGAGGTTCACCATGAATTAGGCGACAAGCATTGTCCTGATTGTCATCATGAACTGATTGAGATAGGCAAGCAGTCAGTTCGCCAAGAATTATTGTTTATCCCAGCTCAACTTAAAAGGCTAGACCATATCCAACATGCTTACAAATGTAAATATTGCAGTCAAAGAAATTATAGCGACAAGATCATTAAAGCTGCAGTACCTAAAGCTCCCCTAAACCATGGTCTAGGTTCAGCTTCACTCATCGCTCATTCACTTTATCAAAAATATGAAATGAAGGTGCCGGACTATCGCCAAGAAAGCGACTGGAAGAAGATGGGACTAAAAGTTTCAAGACAGATGTTAAATTATTGGGATTTGAAAAGCAGTCAATACTACTTTAAACCAGTGTATGATCTGCTTAAGCAAAAGCTGTTAATGCGGCCAATTTTACATGCCGATGAAACTTATTACACAGTCTTAGAAAGTAAAACAATCAAGACTTACTATTGGGTCTTCCTTTCAGGCAAACATGATCAATACGGGATTACACTCTATCATCATGATCCTTCCCGGAGTGGCAAGGTTGCCTTAAACTTTTTAGGAAACTATCCCGGTTATTTGCACTGTGATATGTGGCAGGCTTATGAGCAATTGCCGAAAGCAACTTTAGTTGGCTGCTGGGCTCATGTTAGAAGAAAGTTTCACGAAGCCGTACCACAACAGGCTTCTGAAAAGTCCCTTGCCCAAAAAGGACTCAACTACTGCAATCGCATGTTTTACTTAGAACAAACCTGGGAGAATTTGAGCAAACAAGAACGTTACCAGCTAAGACAAGCAAAGCTCAAGCCTCTGATGCAAGAGTTCTTCAACTGGTGTGAGAAAAATAAAATCACCGTTTTGCCAGGCTCTAAATTGGGAAGAGCCATTAATTATACCCTCAAGCATCAAGCTACTTTTGAGCATGTCTTGCTTGATGGCAATTTAGAATTATCTAACAATAAGGCCGAACGCGCTGTAAAATCACTCGTCATGGGCCGGAAGAATTGGTTATTTTCTCAAAGTTTTGAGGGTGCTACTGCAAGTGGCTTTATTCTAAGCTTAATTGAAACTGCCAAGAGAAATGGCCTTGATCCTGAAAAGTACTTGAATTATTTGCTTCAGAAATTACCGAATGAAGAGATTCTGGATTCGGAAACCCTTGAAGCTTATTTACCGTGGCAAGAGAAGATCCAGATAAATTGTAAATAA